In one window of Cellulophaga sp. HaHa_2_95 DNA:
- a CDS encoding 2-hydroxyacid dehydrogenase, producing MRVLHLDVNHPLIIEQFNELGFINEEDYTSSKEEVEAKIHLYDGIIIRSRFSLDHTFLEKATQLKFIGRLGAGLENIDTAYAKDKNIFLAAAPEGNRNAVGEHTLGMLLSLFNHLNKADQEVRHGKWDREGNRGIELDGKTVGIIGYGNMGKAFAKKLRGFDVEVLCYDIKGGVDDDNARQVGIMEIKQKCDIISLHVPQTPSTINMINKEFIDGFSKDIWILNTARGKCIVTQDLVEALKSGKVLGAGLDVLEYEKASFENMFSENELPEAFSYLIKAQNVILSPHVGGWTVESKIKLAQTVVDKIKAKFSA from the coding sequence ATGCGCGTATTACATTTAGATGTGAATCATCCTTTAATTATTGAACAATTTAATGAATTAGGGTTTATAAACGAGGAAGATTACACCTCAAGCAAAGAAGAAGTAGAAGCAAAAATACATTTATACGATGGTATCATCATCCGCAGCAGGTTTAGTCTTGACCATACTTTCTTAGAAAAAGCTACCCAGCTAAAGTTCATAGGAAGACTAGGCGCCGGCTTAGAAAATATAGACACCGCATATGCAAAGGATAAAAATATATTCTTAGCCGCAGCTCCCGAAGGAAATAGAAATGCCGTAGGAGAACATACTTTAGGCATGCTCTTGTCTCTTTTCAACCATTTAAACAAAGCAGATCAAGAGGTAAGACACGGTAAATGGGACCGAGAAGGAAACCGTGGAATAGAATTAGATGGTAAAACCGTTGGTATTATTGGATACGGAAATATGGGGAAAGCTTTTGCCAAAAAACTCAGAGGGTTTGATGTAGAAGTACTTTGCTACGATATTAAAGGCGGTGTAGATGATGATAATGCACGTCAAGTGGGGATTATGGAAATCAAACAAAAATGTGATATCATTAGTCTTCATGTACCGCAAACACCAAGTACCATAAATATGATAAACAAAGAATTTATCGATGGTTTTAGTAAAGACATTTGGATTTTGAACACCGCCCGAGGTAAGTGTATTGTAACGCAAGATTTAGTAGAAGCCTTAAAAAGCGGAAAAGTGTTAGGAGCAGGTTTAGATGTATTGGAATATGAAAAAGCATCATTTGAAAACATGTTTTCAGAGAATGAGCTGCCCGAGGCGTTCAGCTATTTAATAAAAGCTCAAAATGTGATACTATCTCCACATGTGGGCGGATGGACCGTGGAGTCTAAAATAAAACTAGCACAAACTGTAGTAGACAAAATTAAAGCTAAGTTCAGCGCTTAG
- a CDS encoding gamma-glutamylcyclotransferase family protein: MSINTYLFSYGNLQEIEVQLKLYGRKLIGVKDSLLGYQISDKKVAALYPILIKATEENRSVNGLVFQITAKELVVSDAYEGHEYQRLAITLTSGKKAWCYVKPQ; the protein is encoded by the coding sequence GTGAGCATTAACACCTATTTATTCTCCTACGGAAACCTTCAAGAAATTGAGGTTCAACTTAAATTATATGGGAGAAAACTAATAGGAGTCAAAGATAGCTTGCTAGGATATCAGATTTCTGATAAAAAAGTTGCCGCTTTATATCCTATACTTATAAAAGCAACCGAAGAAAACAGATCAGTGAATGGGCTAGTTTTTCAAATAACCGCTAAAGAATTAGTAGTATCAGATGCCTACGAAGGCCACGAGTACCAAAGATTAGCGATAACACTTACATCGGGCAAAAAAGCTTGGTGCTATGTAAAGCCTCAATAA
- the mgtE gene encoding magnesium transporter: MIPFKLTEELIADIENFIETKNNSALLSLLEDIHYADIAEIINELNEDEATYIIKLLESDKTSDILTELDDDVRESILGNLSAKEIAEELDELDTDDAADIVGELPKEMVQRVISEIEDREHAKDIVDLLRFDENSAGGLMAKELVKVNENWNVLTCVKEMRVQAENVTRVHSIYVVDDEGKLKGRLSLKDLLTTSTKTHIKDVYIAKVDYVNVNEKPEEVARIMSKYDLEAIPVIDEIGRLVGRITIDDIVDVIREEAEKDYQMAAGISQDVEADDSIWELTKARWPWLLIGMMGGLGAASIISGFQEALTKFPVLLIFIPLMQATAGNVGVQSSAIVVQGLANDTIKGAIWGRLGKELLLGLVNGLALAFVFLIISHFGFKTTYLESIAVGIALVTVVVNAAVIGTFIPIFLNKRGIDPAIATGPFITTSNDVLGILIYFSIAKVILGF, encoded by the coding sequence ATGATACCGTTTAAACTCACTGAAGAGCTCATCGCTGACATAGAGAACTTTATCGAAACTAAAAACAATAGTGCTTTACTATCGCTTTTAGAAGATATTCACTATGCAGATATAGCTGAGATCATCAATGAGTTAAATGAAGACGAAGCTACATACATTATCAAGCTTTTAGAGAGCGATAAAACATCTGATATTCTTACGGAATTAGATGATGATGTGCGTGAAAGTATTCTAGGAAATTTATCTGCGAAAGAAATTGCAGAAGAATTAGATGAACTAGATACGGATGATGCTGCCGATATTGTAGGTGAGCTTCCAAAGGAAATGGTTCAGAGAGTTATTTCTGAAATAGAAGATAGAGAGCATGCAAAAGATATTGTAGATCTTTTACGTTTTGATGAAAATTCTGCCGGGGGTTTAATGGCAAAAGAATTAGTAAAAGTAAACGAAAACTGGAATGTACTCACCTGTGTTAAAGAAATGCGGGTACAAGCAGAAAATGTGACACGCGTACACTCTATCTATGTTGTAGATGACGAAGGCAAATTAAAAGGAAGACTCTCTTTAAAAGATTTATTGACCACCTCTACCAAAACACATATTAAAGACGTCTACATCGCAAAAGTAGATTATGTAAATGTGAATGAAAAACCAGAAGAAGTAGCGCGGATCATGTCTAAATATGATTTAGAAGCTATTCCAGTTATTGATGAAATTGGTCGTTTGGTAGGCCGTATTACTATTGATGATATTGTAGATGTTATCCGTGAAGAAGCAGAGAAAGATTATCAAATGGCTGCGGGTATTTCTCAAGATGTAGAAGCCGATGATAGTATCTGGGAATTAACTAAAGCACGTTGGCCTTGGTTACTTATTGGTATGATGGGCGGATTAGGAGCCGCTAGTATTATTAGTGGTTTTCAAGAAGCACTCACCAAATTTCCGGTTTTATTAATATTTATTCCCTTAATGCAAGCAACTGCTGGTAATGTAGGCGTACAATCTTCTGCAATTGTAGTTCAAGGTTTAGCCAATGACACTATCAAAGGTGCTATTTGGGGCCGACTAGGAAAAGAACTTCTGTTAGGTTTAGTAAATGGCCTAGCTTTAGCCTTTGTTTTTCTAATCATCAGCCATTTTGGATTTAAAACCACCTATTTAGAATCTATTGCTGTAGGCATAGCCCTTGTTACAGTCGTTGTAAATGCCGCAGTAATTGGCACCTTTATTCCTATTTTCTTAAACAAAAGAGGCATTGATCCTGCCATTGCAACCGGTCCTTTTATTACCACCAGTAATGATGTTTTAGGAATTCTTATTTATTTTTCTATCGCCAAGGTTATTCTAGGATTTTAA
- a CDS encoding ester cyclase, which translates to MADLEQNKKNAVAFYKTAYEGNPKIAVEKYVGKEYIQHNPAVANGTQGFIAYFEKMQLAYPEKSIEFVRVIAQDDLVALHTHQVWPDNDQYVTMDFFRFDPQGKICEHWDAIQQIPKTSENPNKMY; encoded by the coding sequence ATGGCAGATTTAGAACAGAACAAAAAAAATGCAGTAGCTTTCTATAAAACAGCATACGAAGGCAATCCAAAAATAGCTGTTGAAAAATATGTTGGAAAAGAATACATTCAACACAACCCTGCAGTTGCCAATGGTACTCAAGGCTTTATCGCCTATTTTGAAAAAATGCAATTAGCGTATCCAGAAAAATCTATTGAATTTGTTCGAGTGATCGCTCAGGATGATTTAGTAGCGCTCCACACCCATCAAGTATGGCCAGATAACGACCAATATGTTACGATGGACTTTTTTAGATTTGATCCTCAGGGTAAAATTTGTGAACACTGGGATGCTATTCAGCAAATACCCAAAACTTCAGAGAATCCAAATAAAATGTATTAG
- the rsmA gene encoding 16S rRNA (adenine(1518)-N(6)/adenine(1519)-N(6))-dimethyltransferase RsmA, with protein sequence MAKKDFKKNKAMFNAKKGTKPSSPVKAKKHLGQHFLKDEDIARQIAETLTIKGYKNAIEIGPGTGVLTKYLLKEDVNLVAMDLDSESIVYLNNSFFLEHPEFIGRKQEFKVIEADFLKYDVTTLFGDEQFAITGNFPYNISTQIVFKLLEIRHLVPEFSGMFQKEVAQRICEKEGSKAYGILSVLVQAFFDAEYLFTVPPTVFDPPPKVESGVLRLTRKENQTLACNEKSLYRVVKAAFGQRRKTIRNSLKTFNLSDSLREDTIFDKRPEQLSVTDFISLTNKIDNDTV encoded by the coding sequence ATGGCTAAGAAAGATTTCAAAAAAAACAAAGCGATGTTTAATGCTAAAAAAGGCACTAAACCAAGCAGCCCTGTAAAAGCCAAAAAACATTTAGGACAACACTTTCTAAAGGATGAAGATATCGCAAGGCAAATTGCAGAAACGCTAACTATAAAAGGCTATAAAAACGCTATTGAAATAGGCCCTGGAACAGGAGTGCTAACTAAATATTTATTAAAGGAAGACGTAAACTTGGTGGCTATGGATTTAGATTCAGAATCTATAGTATACCTAAACAATAGTTTCTTCCTAGAGCATCCTGAATTTATAGGTCGAAAGCAAGAATTTAAGGTTATAGAGGCCGATTTTTTAAAGTATGATGTTACCACCTTATTCGGTGATGAGCAGTTTGCCATAACGGGAAATTTCCCTTATAATATTTCTACACAAATTGTATTCAAATTACTAGAAATACGCCATCTAGTACCAGAATTCTCTGGAATGTTCCAAAAAGAAGTGGCACAACGTATATGCGAAAAAGAAGGCAGTAAAGCATATGGCATCTTATCCGTACTTGTGCAAGCATTTTTTGATGCCGAATATTTATTTACCGTACCGCCAACCGTCTTTGACCCACCACCAAAAGTAGAATCTGGTGTTTTACGTTTAACACGAAAAGAAAACCAAACATTGGCTTGCAATGAAAAGTCGCTCTACAGAGTGGTTAAAGCTGCATTTGGGCAACGTAGAAAAACAATTCGTAACAGTTTAAAAACATTCAACCTTTCTGATAGTCTTAGAGAAGATACTATCTTTGACAAGAGACCAGAACAGCTATCTGTTACTGACTTTATTTCACTTACAAACAAGATTGACAATGATACCGTTTAA
- a CDS encoding tetratricopeptide repeat protein — MKLFLSLLIFLCVQWSSAQENYVLAKQYLIDGDFDKAVIYFEKLVKQNPYRSDYSEDLITCYQQLEQYADAEKVLISRLESKKSHPVLIVDLGYNYTLQKENNKAAEMYEQALAVIPKNPNFAYSIGSRFQKYTLLDYSEKAFLSGMEASPELDFNFPLAKIYGEQGKIEAMYLAFINLLKNGSTSMSSVLRNIDDFVTEDAQAENNILFKKLLLKNAQRDPDILWNQLLSWLFVRQLQYRSAFTQEKAIYKRSEDSSLSRIQDLGKIALTYKDYETADAIFDFIISNTSNSEFKLDAQLNRITIQLLETDDKKLEVLEALFEKMIAEYGFKSNTLQLQIAYANFLTFQKNNPKKAISILKESLELPLNTYGKAYLKMALGDILVYDQKFNQALIYFSQIQQDLKNDVLAQNARFKVAQTSFYKGDFEWALTQLKVLRSSTSQLIANDAMQLSLLISDNSLEDSTQTALKIYAKADLLAYQKKNKEAIATLDLILKDHKGEKIEDEALLKQGELLEQMNDFDTAKFNYQKIIEFYPTDILADDAYFAIAQLYENNFNDMEKAKESYEKIIYHYQDSYYFPQARKNYRRLRGDAIE; from the coding sequence TTGAAACTTTTCCTATCCTTATTAATTTTTCTATGTGTACAATGGTCGTCCGCACAAGAAAACTATGTTTTAGCCAAACAGTATTTAATTGATGGAGATTTTGATAAAGCAGTAATATATTTTGAAAAGCTTGTCAAACAAAACCCCTACAGAAGCGATTATTCCGAAGATTTAATTACGTGTTATCAGCAATTAGAGCAATATGCCGATGCAGAAAAAGTTCTTATCAGCAGGTTAGAAAGTAAAAAATCACACCCAGTTTTAATTGTAGATCTAGGGTATAATTACACCTTACAAAAGGAAAATAACAAGGCTGCAGAAATGTATGAACAGGCATTAGCCGTGATTCCTAAAAACCCCAATTTCGCCTATAGTATTGGTTCGAGATTTCAGAAATACACATTACTAGACTACTCCGAAAAAGCTTTTTTAAGCGGAATGGAAGCGAGTCCGGAGTTGGATTTTAATTTTCCTTTAGCCAAAATTTACGGAGAACAAGGTAAAATTGAAGCAATGTATTTAGCCTTTATCAACCTTTTAAAAAACGGTAGCACTTCTATGTCTAGCGTTTTGAGAAATATAGATGACTTTGTTACAGAAGACGCGCAAGCCGAAAACAATATCCTTTTTAAAAAATTACTTTTAAAAAATGCACAAAGAGACCCCGATATCCTTTGGAATCAACTGTTAAGCTGGCTATTTGTTCGCCAACTACAATACAGAAGTGCTTTCACCCAAGAAAAGGCTATTTACAAAAGGTCTGAAGACAGTTCTTTATCAAGGATTCAAGATTTGGGAAAGATTGCTTTAACATATAAAGATTATGAAACTGCAGATGCCATATTTGACTTTATTATATCCAATACTAGCAATAGCGAGTTTAAATTAGATGCACAGTTAAATAGAATAACTATTCAACTCCTAGAAACCGATGATAAAAAACTAGAGGTACTAGAAGCTTTATTTGAAAAAATGATAGCAGAATATGGATTTAAAAGCAATACACTACAATTACAAATTGCATATGCTAATTTTTTAACCTTCCAAAAAAACAATCCTAAAAAAGCCATCAGTATTCTTAAGGAAAGTTTAGAGCTTCCTTTAAACACATACGGGAAAGCCTATCTAAAAATGGCCTTAGGAGATATTTTAGTGTATGATCAAAAATTTAACCAAGCATTGATCTATTTTTCTCAGATACAACAAGATTTAAAAAATGATGTCCTAGCCCAGAATGCCCGTTTTAAAGTAGCACAAACAAGTTTTTACAAAGGAGATTTTGAATGGGCGTTAACACAATTAAAAGTATTACGCAGCTCTACTTCTCAACTTATTGCTAATGATGCCATGCAACTTAGCTTATTAATATCAGACAACTCTTTAGAGGATTCTACGCAAACAGCCTTAAAAATTTATGCAAAAGCAGATTTATTAGCCTATCAGAAAAAAAACAAAGAAGCCATTGCTACGTTAGATCTTATATTGAAAGATCATAAAGGAGAAAAAATTGAAGATGAAGCTTTATTAAAACAAGGGGAACTTCTAGAGCAAATGAACGATTTTGATACTGCGAAATTCAACTATCAAAAAATCATTGAATTTTATCCTACAGATATTTTAGCTGATGACGCCTATTTTGCCATCGCACAATTGTATGAAAATAATTTTAATGATATGGAGAAGGCCAAAGAAAGCTACGAGAAAATCATATACCACTACCAGGACAGCTATTATTTTCCACAAGCTAGAAAAAACTACAGGCGTTTACGTGGTGATGCCATTGAGTGA
- a CDS encoding carbon-nitrogen hydrolase family protein: MIRNIENIELEFLTIDDYQALKSAMIETYPNMENSYWKENLIQKLINDFPQGQVVIKVNGNLAGCALSLRVDYAQFDRPHTYREVTGNYTFNTLKKDGDVLYGIEVFIKSEFRGLRLGRRLYDYRKELCERENLRGIIFGGRIPNYHKYSNELSPKQYIESVRRKEIHDPVLNFQISNDFHPSKIMKGYLEGDAQSNEYAVLLEWDNIYYQKTNTKAATNKKVIRLGLIQWQMRSYKNLEDLMQQAEFFIDSVSGYRSDFALFPEFFNAPLMAENNHLKESDAIRELAKHTSEIVKKFSELAITYNINIITGSMPEIIDDRLYNAGYLCKRDGTTERYEKLHVTPDEAKVWGMQGGSELRTFDTDCGKIGILICYDAEFPELSRLLADDGMDILFVPFLTDTQNGYSRVRHCAQARAIENECYVAIAGSVGNLPRVNNMDIQYAQSMVFTPCDFSFPANGIKAEATPNTEMILICDVDIDLLRELNQFGSVKNLRDRRKDLFELRKK, translated from the coding sequence ATGATACGAAATATTGAAAATATAGAATTAGAATTCTTAACCATTGACGATTATCAAGCGTTGAAATCTGCGATGATTGAAACCTACCCCAATATGGAAAACTCCTATTGGAAAGAAAATTTAATTCAGAAGTTAATAAATGATTTTCCTCAGGGGCAAGTGGTCATAAAAGTGAATGGAAATTTAGCAGGCTGCGCGCTATCTTTAAGAGTAGATTACGCACAGTTTGACAGACCACATACCTACAGAGAGGTTACGGGAAATTATACCTTCAACACCTTAAAAAAAGATGGGGATGTGTTGTATGGGATTGAAGTATTCATAAAATCTGAATTTAGAGGCTTGCGCCTTGGAAGACGTTTATATGACTACCGTAAAGAACTTTGTGAGAGAGAAAACTTAAGAGGTATTATTTTTGGCGGCAGAATTCCTAATTATCACAAATACTCCAACGAGCTTTCGCCTAAACAATATATTGAAAGTGTTAGACGCAAAGAAATTCATGACCCTGTTTTAAACTTTCAGATTTCCAACGACTTTCACCCTTCAAAAATTATGAAAGGGTACTTAGAAGGCGATGCACAATCTAATGAATATGCCGTTCTTTTAGAATGGGACAATATCTATTACCAAAAAACAAATACTAAAGCTGCTACCAATAAAAAAGTTATTCGCCTTGGACTTATTCAATGGCAGATGCGTAGCTATAAAAATCTTGAAGATTTAATGCAACAAGCAGAATTCTTTATCGATTCTGTATCTGGATACCGTTCAGATTTTGCTTTATTCCCGGAGTTTTTCAACGCTCCATTAATGGCAGAGAATAACCACCTAAAAGAATCTGATGCTATTAGAGAGTTGGCAAAGCACACCTCAGAAATAGTCAAAAAATTCTCAGAACTAGCTATAACTTATAACATTAATATTATTACAGGAAGTATGCCTGAAATTATTGATGACCGCTTATACAATGCAGGTTATTTATGCAAGAGAGACGGTACTACAGAGCGTTATGAGAAATTACATGTTACTCCAGATGAGGCAAAAGTTTGGGGCATGCAAGGCGGCTCTGAGCTCCGCACGTTTGATACTGATTGTGGTAAAATTGGAATCTTGATATGTTACGATGCTGAGTTCCCAGAACTAAGTAGACTTCTTGCAGATGATGGTATGGATATTTTATTTGTTCCATTTTTAACCGATACTCAAAATGGATACTCAAGAGTACGTCATTGCGCACAAGCAAGAGCTATTGAAAATGAATGTTATGTAGCCATCGCTGGTAGCGTAGGTAATTTACCTAGAGTAAATAACATGGACATTCAATACGCACAGTCCATGGTCTTTACTCCGTGTGATTTTTCTTTTCCTGCAAACGGAATAAAAGCAGAGGCTACACCAAATACCGAAATGATATTGATTTGCGACGTAGATATTGATTTACTTAGAGAGTTAAATCAATTTGGTAGTGTCAAAAATTTAAGAGATCGCAGAAAAGATTTATTTGAATTAAGAAAAAAATAA
- a CDS encoding DUF4286 family protein → MYIYNVTSNIDESIHDQWLGWMKETHIPDMIATGKFSAAKLCRVLIEEEMGGVTYSVQYTTTSKDELEKYYKEDAPRLRQEAMKLFADKILAFRTELEIISEH, encoded by the coding sequence ATGTACATATACAACGTTACTTCAAACATAGATGAATCCATCCACGATCAGTGGTTAGGATGGATGAAAGAAACACATATTCCTGATATGATTGCCACAGGAAAATTTAGTGCTGCCAAATTATGTCGTGTTTTAATCGAAGAAGAAATGGGAGGCGTTACCTACTCTGTGCAATATACTACAACTTCAAAAGATGAACTTGAAAAATATTATAAAGAGGATGCTCCGAGATTAAGGCAAGAAGCGATGAAACTTTTTGCTGATAAAATACTAGCCTTCAGAACAGAATTAGAAATTATTAGTGAGCATTAA
- a CDS encoding VOC family protein produces the protein MKNRVTGLGGFFFKTKDPDAIKKWYNNHLGLNTDQYGCTFWWKDKEGNDCSTQLSPMNQDTDYYEPSKSSFMMNFRVENLVELLAILKEEGVTIVGEIQEFDYGKFGWILDPDGNKIELWEPIDAEFL, from the coding sequence ATGAAAAATAGAGTTACAGGTTTAGGTGGATTCTTTTTCAAGACGAAAGACCCAGATGCTATTAAAAAATGGTACAACAACCATTTAGGATTAAATACAGATCAGTACGGCTGCACTTTTTGGTGGAAAGATAAAGAAGGTAATGATTGCAGTACGCAATTGAGCCCAATGAATCAAGACACTGACTACTACGAACCTAGTAAATCATCATTCATGATGAACTTCAGGGTAGAAAATTTAGTAGAACTGTTGGCCATTTTAAAAGAGGAAGGAGTAACTATTGTAGGTGAAATTCAAGAGTTTGACTATGGAAAGTTCGGATGGATCCTTGATCCTGACGGCAATAAAATAGAACTTTGGGAGCCAATAGACGCTGAATTTCTGTGA